One window from the genome of Pararhizobium gei encodes:
- a CDS encoding acyl-[ACP]--phospholipid O-acyltransferase: MRSNLMTSRKFAPLFWTQFLSAFNDNFLKQTLVFIILAQMASEGASLVTVAGGIFILPFLLLSAMAGQMADKYDKAWLAEILKRSEIAVAAISVVGIAFSSIPVLMLALFGFGVISALFGPIKYGILPDHLERKDLPKANAWIEGGTFIAILTGTIVAALAFTKGENVWVFGPMMMGLSVLCWIAARMIPPTGSKAPGLVVDRNVFRSSYTLVSELRDDTRIWRSALMNCWFWFVGAFVMSMLPIMVTEILGGSEVVVPAYLAVFAVSIAIGSAIAGWMSAGRVVLLPAPIGTLIIALFGMDLAWNLWGLQSIAKAETISAFFAGQNTVRVAIDLAGMAVGGAFLAVPTFAAMQSWAHEDRRARVIGAANVLSAMFITVGLALVAGLQAAGMSVPMIILGLSILNIGIAWLMLATLPTNPFRDFLSILFRAFMRLEVEGLENIKKAGRAPIIALNHVSFLDGALALAITEEEPVFAIDYKIAQAWWVKPFLKMCKFLPLDPTKPMATRSLIKIVQDGNSIGIFPEGRLTVTGTLMKVYDGAAMVADKTGSMVVPVRIDGLERSYFSRLSGGQVRRRLFPKVKVTILEPVRLDVPAELKGRKRRIAAGAALYQVMSMLMFRTTDTSKTVLEKVIETARERGMGRLAAEDPVTGSLSYGKLLTGAAVLGARFITMFPEKTVGVMLPNANGAVATLLGVMTAGKVPAMLNFTAGASNILAACTAAEVRHVLTSRAFIAQAKLGPVIEEMEKHVTIVWLDDLRSSFTVVDKVVGLLRRSRPLRKANAQDPAIVLFTSGSEGTPKGVVLTHANILSNAAQAAARIDFHAGDKVFNILPVFHSFGLTAGTILPLISGVPVYFYPSPLHYRIVPELIYASNATIIFGTDTFLNGYARTAHPYDFRSIRYIFSGAEPVKASTRETYMEKFGLRILEGYGVTEAAPVISINTPMFNKSGTVGKILPGMEWKLEPVPGIEEGGRLHVRGANVMAGYLRTENPGVLEPLAGGWHDTGDIVTIDAEGFVRISGRAKRFAKIGGEMVSLAAVEALAGKLWPDALSVVSSLPDAKKGERLFLLTDAPQATRSEFLAFAKSNGAMDMMVPADVTVGKVPVLGSGKVDFVAARKLAEEALASRQAA; this comes from the coding sequence ATGCGCAGCAATCTGATGACATCGAGGAAATTCGCGCCGCTATTCTGGACGCAATTTCTCTCGGCCTTTAACGACAATTTCCTGAAGCAGACATTGGTGTTCATCATTCTTGCCCAGATGGCGTCGGAAGGCGCATCGCTGGTCACGGTCGCGGGTGGTATCTTTATCCTTCCCTTCCTGCTTCTGTCGGCAATGGCCGGGCAAATGGCCGACAAATATGACAAGGCCTGGCTCGCCGAAATCCTGAAGCGTTCGGAGATTGCCGTCGCAGCCATTTCGGTGGTCGGTATCGCCTTTTCCTCCATTCCGGTCCTGATGCTGGCCCTGTTCGGCTTCGGCGTCATCTCCGCGCTGTTCGGGCCAATCAAATACGGCATCCTGCCGGATCATCTCGAACGCAAGGATCTTCCGAAAGCCAATGCCTGGATCGAGGGCGGCACGTTCATCGCCATCCTCACCGGCACCATCGTCGCAGCGCTTGCCTTTACCAAGGGCGAAAATGTCTGGGTCTTCGGCCCGATGATGATGGGGTTGTCGGTTCTCTGCTGGATCGCCGCGCGCATGATCCCGCCCACGGGCTCAAAAGCGCCCGGTCTGGTCGTCGACCGCAATGTGTTTCGATCGAGCTACACGCTTGTCAGCGAACTGCGGGACGACACACGCATCTGGCGTTCGGCCTTGATGAACTGCTGGTTCTGGTTCGTCGGCGCCTTCGTCATGTCGATGCTGCCGATCATGGTCACGGAAATTCTCGGCGGTTCGGAGGTCGTCGTGCCCGCCTATCTCGCGGTCTTTGCGGTCTCGATCGCGATCGGCTCGGCCATTGCCGGATGGATGTCGGCTGGCCGCGTCGTGCTGCTGCCCGCACCGATCGGAACGCTGATTATCGCCCTGTTCGGCATGGATCTGGCCTGGAACCTCTGGGGCTTGCAATCGATTGCCAAGGCCGAAACGATAAGCGCCTTTTTTGCCGGCCAGAACACTGTTCGCGTGGCGATCGATCTCGCGGGCATGGCCGTCGGCGGCGCCTTCTTGGCCGTCCCGACCTTTGCCGCCATGCAGAGCTGGGCGCATGAGGACCGTCGCGCCCGCGTCATCGGCGCCGCCAATGTGCTCTCCGCCATGTTCATTACCGTCGGCCTCGCGCTGGTGGCCGGTCTGCAGGCTGCGGGGATGTCGGTTCCGATGATCATCCTCGGCCTGTCCATCCTCAATATCGGCATTGCTTGGCTGATGCTGGCGACCTTGCCGACCAATCCCTTCCGGGATTTCCTCTCGATTTTGTTCCGCGCCTTCATGCGCCTGGAGGTGGAAGGACTGGAAAACATCAAGAAAGCGGGCAGGGCGCCGATCATCGCGCTCAACCATGTCAGTTTCCTCGACGGGGCCCTGGCCCTTGCGATTACCGAGGAGGAACCGGTTTTTGCCATCGACTACAAGATCGCGCAGGCCTGGTGGGTCAAGCCTTTCCTGAAAATGTGCAAATTCCTGCCGCTGGATCCCACGAAGCCGATGGCAACCCGGTCGCTGATCAAGATCGTGCAGGATGGCAACTCGATCGGCATCTTCCCGGAAGGCCGCCTGACGGTCACCGGCACGCTCATGAAAGTTTACGACGGTGCGGCCATGGTCGCCGACAAGACCGGTTCGATGGTCGTGCCGGTCCGTATTGACGGGCTGGAAAGAAGCTATTTCTCACGGCTATCAGGCGGACAGGTTCGCCGCCGTCTGTTTCCGAAGGTCAAGGTGACGATCCTCGAACCGGTCAGGCTTGATGTGCCTGCAGAATTGAAAGGGCGGAAGCGGCGCATCGCCGCGGGTGCTGCACTCTATCAGGTCATGTCCATGCTGATGTTCCGCACCACCGACACATCGAAGACCGTGCTGGAAAAGGTCATCGAGACGGCGCGTGAACGCGGCATGGGACGGCTTGCGGCGGAGGATCCGGTTACCGGCTCCCTCTCCTACGGCAAGCTTCTCACGGGAGCAGCAGTGCTTGGCGCCCGTTTCATCACCATGTTTCCGGAAAAGACGGTGGGCGTCATGCTGCCCAACGCCAATGGCGCCGTTGCCACGCTTCTTGGCGTCATGACAGCGGGGAAGGTCCCGGCCATGCTGAACTTTACCGCCGGCGCCAGCAATATTCTGGCCGCCTGCACCGCGGCCGAGGTCAGGCATGTCCTCACCTCCCGCGCCTTCATTGCCCAGGCGAAGCTCGGGCCCGTCATCGAGGAAATGGAAAAGCATGTAACGATCGTCTGGCTCGACGATCTGCGAAGCTCATTCACTGTTGTCGACAAGGTCGTCGGACTGTTGCGCAGGAGCCGGCCTTTGAGAAAGGCAAATGCGCAGGATCCCGCGATCGTCCTGTTCACATCGGGGTCCGAGGGAACGCCGAAGGGCGTGGTGCTTACGCATGCCAACATTCTCTCGAATGCCGCCCAGGCCGCCGCGCGCATCGATTTCCATGCCGGCGACAAGGTCTTCAACATCCTGCCGGTGTTCCATTCCTTCGGCCTGACTGCCGGCACCATTCTGCCGCTGATCTCCGGCGTGCCGGTTTATTTCTATCCCTCGCCGCTGCACTATCGCATCGTCCCGGAACTGATCTACGCCTCGAACGCGACGATCATCTTCGGCACCGACACGTTCCTCAACGGCTATGCCCGCACCGCCCATCCCTACGACTTCCGTTCGATCCGCTATATTTTCTCCGGGGCCGAGCCCGTAAAAGCCTCGACCCGGGAGACCTATATGGAGAAATTCGGCCTGCGCATTCTGGAAGGTTACGGGGTCACCGAGGCCGCGCCGGTCATCTCCATCAATACGCCGATGTTCAACAAATCGGGCACGGTCGGCAAGATTTTGCCGGGCATGGAATGGAAGCTCGAGCCCGTGCCGGGGATCGAGGAGGGCGGGCGCCTGCATGTGCGCGGCGCCAATGTGATGGCGGGATATTTGCGCACCGAAAATCCCGGCGTGCTCGAACCGCTTGCCGGCGGCTGGCACGATACCGGTGACATCGTCACGATCGACGCGGAAGGTTTCGTCAGGATCAGCGGCCGTGCCAAGCGCTTCGCCAAGATCGGCGGGGAAATGGTGTCGCTGGCAGCCGTCGAGGCGCTGGCCGGCAAGCTCTGGCCAGATGCCCTTTCCGTCGTCTCGTCCCTTCCGGATGCAAAGAAGGGTGAGCGACTGTTTCTTCTCACCGATGCCCCGCAGGCCACCCGTAGCGAGTTCCTGGCTTTTGCCAAATCGAATGGCGCCATGGACATGATGGTGCCTGCCGACGTGACCGTTGGCAAGGTGCCGGTGCTGGGCTCGGGCAAGGTGGATTTCGTCGCCGCACGCAAATTGGCCGAGGAAGCGCTGGCATCGCGGCAGGCAGCCTGA
- a CDS encoding YiaA/YiaB family inner membrane protein, whose product MTDSIQKHSSSWVSFSYISFGTAAFMLAAGLYTMPLDLWGKGYLTMGILMLVQTTVNITKTLRDNAESDKLIRRIEDAKTEKLLVNFNRNGES is encoded by the coding sequence ATGACCGACAGCATTCAAAAGCACTCCTCCAGCTGGGTGAGCTTTTCCTATATTTCCTTCGGCACCGCGGCCTTCATGCTCGCTGCTGGCCTCTACACCATGCCGCTCGATCTTTGGGGCAAGGGCTATCTCACCATGGGGATCCTGATGCTGGTGCAGACCACGGTCAACATCACCAAGACGCTGCGCGACAACGCCGAATCGGACAAGCTGATCCGCAGGATCGAAGACGCCAAGACGGAAAAGCTTCTTGTTAATTTCAATCGCAATGGCGAGAGCTAA
- a CDS encoding TetR/AcrR family transcriptional regulator gives MSGRREEKREDLRARLIEAARNRIAADGLTNLRARDVTQDAGCALGGLYTVFADLDDLIFHVNSGTLKSLEATFALAEVKDRTPTDELRNLARGYLTFAVNHRHLWKALFEHRLSEGRESPQWHLDEHLFLMDVIAAPLVDLQPGLSAEERASRARTLFGAVHGVISISLEARFVGVPTEKLERELDDFVLTIAAGSKARQKD, from the coding sequence ATGAGTGGGCGAAGGGAAGAAAAGCGCGAGGATTTGCGGGCGCGTCTGATCGAGGCGGCCCGCAACCGCATCGCCGCCGATGGTTTGACGAACCTGAGGGCCCGTGACGTCACGCAGGACGCCGGCTGCGCACTTGGCGGCCTCTATACCGTGTTTGCCGATCTCGACGACCTGATTTTTCACGTCAACTCGGGCACGCTGAAATCGCTGGAAGCGACATTTGCTCTCGCGGAGGTCAAGGACCGCACGCCCACGGATGAGTTGCGCAATCTTGCGCGTGGCTATCTGACTTTCGCCGTCAACCATCGTCATCTCTGGAAGGCTTTGTTCGAGCATCGCCTGTCGGAGGGGCGGGAATCACCCCAGTGGCATCTCGACGAACATCTGTTCCTGATGGACGTGATCGCCGCGCCACTTGTCGACCTGCAGCCCGGCTTGTCCGCAGAAGAACGCGCCAGCCGCGCCCGCACGCTCTTTGGTGCGGTGCATGGCGTTATCAGCATCAGTCTGGAAGCGCGGTTTGTCGGCGTTCCCACCGAAAAGCTCGAACGGGAACTCGACGACTTCGTACTGACCATCGCCGCCGGCTCGAAAGCCCGACAGAAGGATTGA
- a CDS encoding DNA translocase FtsK, with amino-acid sequence MRLSRTNLPNRLNQAGAEHNTGGELGPEMDHRPASSPVMDNLSAGSGSRADEDVLAASSVEGREDVPVWQSAFMLRPNVRFTRTPESAYSKRAQTGALGEPAAVGSDVPPLPESVPPQQALRQDFAAQEQVSDGATGGASGVQLLAMRLKQEVEVPPVAVAETSEMPIDPAFLLPKESDVPTEAGLTRKLPSALYNVSDDVFWSAMDLTSAMDVEVEPARWHAPDVVPALHSVTGLYREIGVRAAGPQSIGLSAIWQAAATAPQLPPLQAMESEIVEPPCEPAPALQSEDDSAPAEVVIDPPVERIVIAAPQPVKRTARVPVASGEYEFPPVTLLQEPLTQETAIISQEALEQSAGLLESVLEDFGIRGEIIDVRPGPVVTLYEFEPAPGVKSSRVIGLSDDIARSMSALSARVAVVPGRNVIGIELPNPIRETVYFREMIESESYGETRFKLALCLGKTIGGEPVVAELAKMPHLLVAGTTGSGKSVAINTMILSLLYRLKPEECRLIMVDPKMLELSVYDGIPHLLTPVVTDPKKAVMALKWAVREMEDRYRKMSRLGVRNIDGFNARAASARAKGETILCSVQTGFDRSTGEPIFEQEEMDLAPMPYIVVIVDEMADLMMVAGKEIEGAIQRLAQMARAAGIHLIMATQRPSVDVITGTIKANFPTRISFQVTSKIDSRTILGEQGAEHLLGQGDMLHMVGGGRIARVHGPFVSDEEVEKVVAHLKTQGRPEYLGTVTEDAEDTDELAEEDGAVFDKGAMAEEDGNDLYDKAVKVVLRDKKCSTSYIQRRLQIGYNRAASLVERMEKEGLVGAANHVGKRTILSGVRDSIETPVPDDD; translated from the coding sequence ATGCGTCTTTCCCGAACAAATCTTCCAAACCGCCTCAATCAAGCGGGAGCCGAGCACAATACGGGTGGAGAACTCGGTCCGGAAATGGACCATCGGCCTGCCTCTTCCCCGGTGATGGATAATCTCTCGGCGGGCAGCGGTTCGCGTGCTGATGAGGATGTTCTGGCTGCCAGTTCGGTCGAAGGGCGTGAAGACGTGCCGGTATGGCAAAGCGCCTTTATGCTGAGGCCGAATGTCCGTTTTACACGCACGCCTGAAAGCGCCTATTCCAAGCGCGCGCAAACCGGAGCATTGGGTGAGCCGGCCGCAGTGGGTTCGGACGTACCGCCATTGCCGGAAAGCGTCCCTCCGCAACAGGCTCTCCGGCAGGACTTCGCTGCTCAAGAACAGGTTTCTGATGGTGCAACAGGAGGCGCATCCGGCGTGCAATTGTTGGCCATGCGCTTGAAGCAGGAAGTCGAGGTGCCGCCCGTAGCCGTTGCGGAGACTTCGGAGATGCCGATCGATCCGGCATTCTTGCTGCCGAAAGAGAGCGATGTGCCCACGGAAGCAGGGCTGACCAGGAAGCTGCCAAGCGCGCTGTACAATGTGTCGGACGACGTGTTCTGGAGCGCCATGGATCTGACGTCCGCGATGGATGTCGAGGTTGAGCCGGCACGATGGCACGCTCCTGACGTTGTACCAGCGCTTCATTCGGTGACTGGACTTTACCGCGAGATCGGTGTGCGTGCAGCCGGACCGCAATCGATCGGTTTATCCGCGATTTGGCAGGCCGCGGCGACCGCCCCCCAGTTGCCGCCTTTGCAGGCAATGGAAAGCGAAATCGTTGAGCCCCCATGCGAGCCAGCGCCTGCCCTTCAGTCTGAAGACGATAGCGCGCCGGCCGAGGTCGTTATCGATCCGCCGGTCGAGAGGATCGTGATCGCCGCGCCGCAGCCTGTGAAAAGAACGGCTCGAGTACCGGTGGCGAGCGGCGAATATGAGTTTCCCCCTGTCACCCTGCTGCAGGAGCCGTTGACCCAGGAAACCGCGATCATCAGCCAGGAAGCGCTTGAGCAGAGCGCCGGCCTGCTGGAAAGCGTTCTTGAAGATTTCGGCATCCGCGGCGAGATCATCGATGTCCGGCCCGGCCCGGTCGTCACCCTTTACGAATTCGAACCTGCGCCGGGCGTGAAATCCTCGCGGGTCATCGGTTTGTCCGACGATATCGCCCGGTCGATGTCGGCGTTGTCGGCGCGTGTCGCGGTCGTTCCCGGCCGTAATGTCATCGGCATCGAACTGCCCAATCCCATTCGGGAAACCGTCTACTTCCGGGAGATGATCGAATCCGAAAGCTATGGCGAGACACGCTTCAAGCTGGCGCTTTGCCTTGGAAAAACCATCGGCGGCGAACCGGTGGTCGCGGAACTTGCCAAGATGCCGCATCTGCTCGTTGCCGGCACGACCGGGTCGGGCAAATCTGTTGCCATCAACACCATGATCCTCTCCCTGCTCTACCGGTTGAAGCCGGAGGAGTGCCGCCTGATCATGGTCGATCCGAAGATGCTGGAACTGTCGGTCTATGACGGCATTCCTCACCTGCTGACGCCGGTGGTCACCGATCCCAAGAAAGCCGTCATGGCGCTGAAATGGGCCGTGCGTGAAATGGAGGACCGCTATCGGAAGATGTCGCGTCTCGGGGTTCGCAATATCGACGGCTTCAATGCGCGGGCTGCCTCTGCGCGGGCCAAAGGCGAGACGATTCTCTGCTCGGTCCAGACCGGCTTCGACCGCTCGACCGGAGAGCCGATCTTCGAACAGGAGGAAATGGATCTCGCCCCCATGCCCTATATCGTCGTTATCGTTGACGAGATGGCAGATCTGATGATGGTCGCCGGCAAGGAGATCGAGGGTGCGATCCAGCGGCTGGCCCAGATGGCGCGTGCGGCCGGCATTCACCTGATCATGGCGACGCAGCGTCCCTCGGTCGATGTCATCACCGGCACGATCAAGGCCAACTTTCCGACGCGCATCTCCTTTCAGGTCACCTCCAAGATCGACAGCCGGACGATCCTCGGCGAACAGGGCGCCGAGCATCTTCTGGGGCAGGGGGACATGCTGCACATGGTCGGCGGCGGGCGGATCGCCCGTGTTCATGGACCGTTCGTATCCGATGAGGAAGTCGAGAAGGTTGTCGCGCATCTGAAAACGCAAGGGCGGCCGGAATATCTCGGCACCGTGACGGAAGATGCCGAAGATACGGACGAGCTTGCGGAAGAAGACGGCGCCGTGTTCGACAAGGGAGCAATGGCCGAGGAAGACGGCAACGATCTCTATGACAAGGCCGTCAAGGTGGTGCTTAGAGACAAGAAATGCTCGACATCCTACATCCAGCGCCGCTTGCAGATCGGTTATAACCGGGCCGCCTCGCTGGTCGAGCGCATGGAAAAGGAAGGGCTCGTGGGGGCGGCAAACCATGTCGGCAAACGCACGATCCTCTCCGGGGTCCGCGATAGCATCGAAACGCCTGTCCCTGACGACGATTGA
- a CDS encoding DUF1236 domain-containing protein, producing MKHAIITAAILGLMSTAALAQESATTGMVGGAATGAIIGGPVGAGVGAVVGAVAGGALEPPPETVVTYVQQQPVQQSIVVEQPLAVGKPIPQEVVLVPVEGDPRYAYVIVNDQRVIVDPQTHTVVQILQ from the coding sequence ATGAAACACGCCATCATCACCGCAGCCATTCTGGGTTTGATGTCGACGGCAGCACTGGCGCAGGAAAGCGCCACCACCGGCATGGTCGGCGGGGCGGCAACAGGCGCAATCATTGGCGGACCGGTTGGCGCAGGGGTCGGTGCCGTCGTGGGCGCGGTCGCTGGCGGGGCGCTGGAGCCGCCGCCGGAGACAGTGGTCACCTATGTGCAGCAGCAGCCTGTGCAGCAGTCGATCGTGGTGGAGCAGCCTTTGGCGGTCGGCAAGCCGATCCCGCAGGAGGTGGTGCTTGTCCCGGTTGAGGGGGATCCGCGCTACGCCTATGTGATCGTCAACGACCAGCGCGTGATCGTCGATCCGCAGACGCACACCGTCGTGCAGATTCTTCAGTAG
- a CDS encoding phosphomannomutase has translation MSLKFGTSGLRGLSVELAGKPSFIYAAAFATFLLKNRIAAPGDRVLVGYDFRESSPAIAANARRAIRASGLEPVDCGTVPTPALAFYGLKTGVASMMVTGSHIPADRNGIKFYLPSGEIDKSHEQGISALAAEFGNWDVPISPDATADPSADVAAVFMERSKTILPHRALDGMRVGVYQHSSVARDMLSEILSHYGAHVVDLGRSANFIPVDTEAVSASTIALLTGWSSKFAIDAIVSADGDGDRPLIADEKGVPVAGDICGLITARFLGADAIVTPITSNSGIEASGNGHVIRTRVGSPYVIAGMLEAQKTHHRIVGFEANGGTLTASPFKLASGDLEALPTRDAFLPILAVLGTVATSGLSLAGLTRALGLPATAADRLENFATDRSAAIMAWLRADRTNLEQFVAPLGQPIDVNELDGLRITLHNGRIIHFRPSGNAPEMRCYVEADSADAAAEMLQAGLRLLREFAA, from the coding sequence TTGAGCCTTAAATTCGGAACAAGTGGATTGCGCGGCCTGTCCGTCGAACTGGCGGGGAAACCGTCCTTTATTTACGCTGCGGCTTTTGCAACCTTTTTGCTGAAAAACCGGATTGCCGCACCAGGCGATCGCGTTCTCGTCGGGTACGACTTCCGCGAGTCCAGTCCTGCAATTGCCGCAAATGCAAGACGGGCGATTCGCGCATCAGGGCTGGAACCGGTCGATTGCGGCACGGTGCCGACACCGGCTCTGGCGTTTTACGGCCTGAAAACCGGGGTGGCATCGATGATGGTGACGGGATCCCATATCCCGGCAGACCGGAACGGCATCAAGTTTTATCTGCCGAGCGGCGAGATCGACAAATCCCACGAGCAGGGAATTTCCGCCCTCGCTGCAGAGTTCGGGAATTGGGACGTCCCCATATCGCCGGACGCGACGGCCGACCCCTCTGCGGATGTGGCCGCCGTCTTCATGGAGCGCAGCAAAACAATTCTCCCGCACCGTGCACTCGATGGCATGCGCGTCGGCGTTTACCAGCACTCCTCCGTTGCCCGCGACATGCTGAGCGAGATTCTAAGTCACTATGGCGCGCATGTGGTCGATCTCGGGCGTTCCGCAAATTTCATCCCGGTCGACACGGAGGCAGTATCGGCATCGACCATCGCTTTGCTGACAGGCTGGTCGAGCAAGTTCGCGATCGACGCCATCGTCTCGGCCGACGGAGATGGCGACCGGCCGCTGATTGCAGACGAGAAGGGCGTGCCGGTGGCTGGCGATATATGCGGCCTGATAACCGCGCGTTTCCTCGGTGCCGATGCGATCGTCACGCCGATCACGTCCAATTCGGGCATAGAGGCTTCCGGCAATGGCCACGTCATCCGGACGAGGGTCGGGTCACCCTACGTCATCGCCGGCATGCTGGAAGCGCAGAAAACCCACCATCGCATTGTCGGCTTCGAGGCGAATGGCGGAACGTTGACTGCCTCGCCTTTCAAGCTCGCATCCGGAGACCTCGAGGCTTTGCCGACACGGGACGCCTTCCTCCCCATTCTTGCGGTTCTGGGCACGGTGGCAACCTCGGGCCTGTCTCTTGCGGGCCTGACGCGGGCACTTGGTCTTCCCGCGACTGCGGCGGACCGGCTTGAAAATTTCGCTACGGACAGAAGTGCCGCCATCATGGCGTGGCTGCGGGCGGACCGAACCAATCTCGAGCAGTTTGTCGCTCCTTTGGGCCAGCCCATAGACGTCAACGAACTGGACGGGCTTCGCATCACCCTGCACAATGGCCGGATCATTCATTTCAGGCCATCAGGCAACGCGCCGGAAATGCGCTGCTATGTCGAAGCCGACAGTGCCGATGCGGCAGCGGAGATGCTTCAAGCAGGTCTTCGGCTCCTACGGGAATTCGCCGCATGA